Proteins co-encoded in one Rhodopirellula bahusiensis genomic window:
- a CDS encoding RNA polymerase sigma factor, with protein MSLSDVDRQLLQRCLDREPRAWQDFVDRFVGLVVHVVNRTAIGRSLSMDEPTRDDMVAEVFLVIVRHDFAVLRRFRRQCSLATYLTIVARRVVVRRLTATSAASGNHHPASSNGSSLANGNTVNGIANGHAAPTQINGELQRIENAEEVEHLLMRLDPKEASVVRMYHLEGKSYQEISQAVGLSENTIGPLLHRARAKMGRG; from the coding sequence GTGAGCCTATCCGACGTCGATCGTCAGCTACTGCAACGTTGTCTCGACCGGGAACCCCGGGCGTGGCAAGACTTCGTCGATCGATTTGTTGGCCTGGTTGTCCATGTCGTCAATCGGACCGCGATTGGCCGCAGCCTTTCGATGGACGAACCAACCCGAGATGACATGGTCGCGGAAGTGTTCCTGGTCATCGTTCGGCATGATTTTGCCGTGCTTCGACGCTTCCGACGGCAATGCTCGCTGGCGACTTACCTGACCATTGTTGCGCGACGCGTTGTGGTTCGCCGTTTGACTGCCACATCGGCGGCTTCTGGAAATCACCATCCGGCGTCATCCAACGGAAGCTCTTTGGCCAATGGAAATACCGTCAACGGGATCGCCAATGGTCACGCAGCACCAACGCAAATCAATGGTGAACTCCAGCGAATCGAAAACGCGGAAGAAGTCGAGCACCTGCTGATGCGTTTGGACCCCAAAGAAGCCAGCGTCGTGCGGATGTACCACTTGGAAGGCAAGTCGTACCAAGAGATCAGCCAAGCGGTCGGATTGAGCGAAAACACGATCGGTCCGCTGCTGCATCGCGCACGAGCCAAGATGGGTCGCGGCTGA